The bacterium genome window below encodes:
- the cysS gene encoding cysteine--tRNA ligase, giving the protein MGLKVYNTLTRKKVEFIPLYPGRVRIYVCGPTVYDHPHIGHAKSYISFDVIVRYLRWLGYNVKYVQNITDVGHLLDTGEDRIIAGAKREKLDPMELVEKYTRSYFEDMDALNVVRPNISPHATAHISEQIELVATLIKKGYAYETGGSVYFDITKFSDYGKLSRRKIEDQVAGARVEVKAEKRHPYDFALWIRATPTHLMHWQSPWGIGYPGWHIECSAMAMKYIGETVDIHGGGIENIFPHHECEIAQSEAATGKQFVRYWLHNNMVLVNGVKMSKSLGNFITIKETLKRYSPEQLRFFILTTHYRSTLDFSETAIEGAGEGLKSIHTTFKRVNELAKTAPIGKLTPEINKTLKDYKQKFIDAMDDDFNTPLAISSLFDLSRDINKYLDRETGVNKQSLNAIYEVYKELGDEILGILPFSLQPVIEGTPFIELLIEIREKLRSIKQWELADEIRSKLKKLGISLEDKLDKTDWKFE; this is encoded by the coding sequence ATTGACTCGTAAAAAAGTAGAGTTTATTCCTCTCTATCCTGGTCGTGTTAGAATATATGTATGCGGACCAACTGTTTACGACCATCCCCATATTGGACATGCAAAAAGTTACATATCATTTGATGTTATAGTTCGTTACTTGAGATGGCTTGGCTATAATGTGAAATATGTACAAAATATAACTGATGTCGGTCACTTACTTGATACTGGAGAAGACAGAATTATTGCTGGTGCTAAAAGAGAAAAACTTGACCCAATGGAGCTTGTAGAAAAATACACTCGCAGCTATTTTGAAGATATGGATGCATTAAATGTAGTGCGTCCAAATATTTCACCTCATGCTACTGCTCACATATCGGAACAAATTGAGCTTGTTGCCACTCTGATAAAAAAAGGTTATGCGTATGAGACGGGTGGCTCAGTATATTTTGACATAACAAAGTTTTCTGATTATGGTAAGTTATCCCGTCGTAAAATTGAGGACCAGGTTGCTGGTGCAAGAGTTGAAGTAAAAGCCGAAAAGAGGCATCCTTATGATTTTGCATTATGGATTCGTGCTACTCCGACTCACCTTATGCACTGGCAATCACCGTGGGGGATAGGCTACCCTGGCTGGCATATTGAGTGTTCTGCAATGGCAATGAAATATATTGGCGAGACTGTGGATATCCACGGTGGTGGGATAGAAAACATTTTTCCACATCATGAATGCGAGATTGCACAGTCAGAGGCAGCTACTGGTAAGCAATTTGTAAGGTACTGGCTACATAATAATATGGTGCTTGTCAATGGTGTAAAAATGAGTAAATCGCTTGGTAACTTTATTACAATTAAAGAAACACTTAAGAGATACTCGCCCGAGCAATTAAGATTCTTTATCTTAACTACTCATTATCGGTCTACATTAGATTTTAGTGAAACTGCTATTGAAGGGGCTGGCGAAGGATTGAAGAGTATTCATACCACTTTTAAGAGAGTAAATGAATTAGCTAAAACTGCACCGATTGGAAAACTTACTCCTGAAATAAATAAAACTCTCAAAGATTACAAGCAAAAGTTCATTGATGCAATGGATGACGATTTTAACACTCCACTTGCTATTTCGTCATTGTTTGACCTTTCCCGTGATATAAACAAGTACTTAGACCGTGAGACAGGTGTCAATAAGCAGTCACTTAATGCAATTTATGAAGTCTATAAGGAATTAGGAGATGAAATTCTTGGTATCCTGCCTTTTTCATTACAACCTGTAATTGAGGGTACCCCATTTATTGAACTACTTATTGAGATAAGAGAAAAACTACGCTCTATAAAACAGTGGGAATTAGCAGATGAAATTCGGTCTAAACTAAAGAAATTAGGTATCTCACTTGAAGATAAATTAGATAAAACAGATTGGAAGTTTGAATAA
- a CDS encoding acyl-CoA dehydrogenase family protein, with the protein MDYFISAEQRELKELAAKIAKEKILPKRKELDDNGEFPRSIMEELAKSDMFKIFIPKEYNGFGMGTFELCLVVEELSKVCASVATSYAATALASTPIILFGNEEQKSKYLPRIAQGTLASFGLTESGAGSDAGAVQTRAVKEHDVYSINGTKQWITNGGEAELYVIFASTNPERGARGLSAFIVEKGTQGFSFGKLEDKLGIKASCTRELIFEDCKISSSNLLGKEGLGFIVAMRTFDRTRPGVGALSVGIAQGAIDEVTNYVKTAKQFNKPIIAFKEIQFILAELSTKVEAARSLVYSVARYIDSGAKDISKWAAMSKLFASDVAVEVTTNVLQIFGNYGCTKRYPIEKIFRDAKITQIYEGTNEIQKLVIASALAK; encoded by the coding sequence ATGGATTACTTTATTTCTGCTGAACAGCGTGAGCTGAAAGAACTGGCAGCTAAAATTGCTAAAGAAAAGATACTACCTAAAAGAAAAGAGCTTGATGATAATGGTGAATTTCCTCGTTCTATTATGGAAGAACTTGCTAAATCTGATATGTTTAAGATATTTATTCCTAAAGAATATAACGGATTTGGTATGGGCACATTTGAGCTATGCCTTGTAGTTGAGGAGCTCTCCAAGGTATGTGCATCAGTAGCTACATCTTATGCAGCTACTGCACTTGCATCAACTCCAATAATACTTTTTGGTAATGAAGAGCAAAAGTCAAAATATCTGCCAAGAATAGCTCAAGGGACTCTTGCCTCCTTTGGGTTGACAGAATCAGGAGCTGGCTCAGATGCTGGTGCAGTGCAGACAAGAGCAGTAAAGGAACACGATGTGTATTCTATCAATGGGACAAAACAATGGATAACAAATGGGGGGGAGGCAGAGTTATATGTCATTTTTGCATCCACTAATCCGGAGCGTGGAGCAAGAGGATTATCTGCTTTTATTGTAGAAAAAGGTACACAGGGATTTTCGTTTGGCAAGCTTGAAGATAAGCTTGGTATAAAAGCATCTTGTACACGTGAGCTCATTTTTGAGGATTGTAAAATATCGAGTTCTAACCTTCTTGGTAAAGAGGGCCTTGGTTTTATAGTCGCAATGCGTACATTTGACCGTACTAGACCTGGAGTAGGTGCACTATCAGTTGGGATTGCACAAGGAGCAATTGATGAAGTTACAAACTATGTAAAAACTGCTAAGCAATTTAATAAACCAATAATAGCTTTTAAAGAAATCCAATTTATACTTGCTGAACTATCAACAAAAGTTGAAGCTGCAAGGTCACTTGTTTACTCCGTGGCAAGATATATAGATTCGGGAGCAAAAGATATTTCTAAATGGGCTGCAATGTCAAAACTATTTGCATCAGATGTAGCTGTTGAGGTGACTACAAATGTATTACAGATTTTTGGTAATTATGGCTGTACAAAGAGATACCCAATTGAAAAGATATTTCGTGATGCAAAAATAACACAAATCTATGAAGGTACAAATGAGATACAGAAACTTGTTATAGCATCAGCACTTGCAAAATAG
- the speB gene encoding agmatinase: MFTESNVDFEASKVVVLPIPYEKTVTGRRGTRYGPQAILQASQWLELWDEELNFEPSEIGIHTLPEIKPTINNPEKIVEVVYKKVNSLLVKNKFPVILGGEHSISIGAVKALSEHYTELSVVALDAHADLRDEYENSKYSHACVVRRIQEIAQTIVSGVRSLSKEEAKYISECTSDMQADVTSNRSRIRVFKDLNTDSISELSTNVYLNIDLDVLDPGIMPSVGTPEPGGFGWYEILEFLKTLIKSKKVIGFDVVELCPIRNNQAPDYLAAKLVYKILGYTFRP, from the coding sequence ATGTTTACAGAAAGCAATGTAGATTTTGAAGCTTCAAAGGTTGTTGTCCTGCCCATTCCTTACGAAAAAACAGTGACAGGTAGACGGGGTACACGATACGGCCCTCAAGCAATCTTGCAGGCATCGCAATGGCTTGAGCTATGGGATGAGGAGTTAAATTTTGAGCCATCTGAAATTGGTATTCATACACTCCCTGAGATTAAGCCTACAATAAATAATCCAGAGAAGATTGTGGAAGTGGTTTATAAAAAAGTTAACTCTTTGCTTGTCAAAAATAAATTCCCTGTTATACTTGGGGGTGAGCATTCTATATCTATAGGGGCTGTTAAAGCACTTAGTGAACATTACACAGAACTCTCCGTTGTTGCACTTGACGCACACGCCGACTTACGTGATGAATATGAGAACTCCAAATATTCTCACGCCTGTGTGGTAAGGAGGATTCAAGAAATAGCACAAACCATAGTCTCTGGTGTAAGAAGTTTATCAAAGGAGGAGGCAAAATATATTTCGGAATGTACCTCAGATATGCAGGCTGATGTTACTTCAAATAGAAGTAGAATAAGAGTTTTTAAAGACTTAAATACTGATAGTATTTCAGAACTTTCAACAAATGTTTATCTTAACATAGATCTTGATGTTCTTGATCCTGGAATTATGCCAAGTGTAGGGACTCCAGAACCTGGCGGATTTGGCTGGTATGAGATATTGGAATTTCTCAAGACTTTGATTAAATCAAAAAAGGTTATAGGTTTTGATGTAGTTGAACTATGTCCAATTCGTAATAACCAAGCACCAGACTATCTAGCTGCCAAGCTTGTTTATAAGATTTTAGGGTATACATTTCGTCCTTAG
- a CDS encoding bifunctional riboflavin kinase/FAD synthetase, translated as MKTIKNIKELKKILIDSVSIGTFDGLHLGHQAVVKEVIKNGHSLIVTFEPHPREVISNRNLLFTLTTTSEKIAILRELGVDNLFILKFDKRLANMSAKEFVHWLIVDHIKPERVVVGYNHHFGYRAEGDFELLVHIGAKFGFEVERVPPVYVDGFPISSTRVRDTLVNGEVSKANELLGRPYSISSQVIPGKKIGMSISYPTANLKVPMKKLIPKEGVYAVRVWYKGNRLSGMMNIGKKPTFHDSSELGLEVHIFNFNKNLLHQEVKVEFINYIRENRAFESLEALKNQLKKDEKEIKELLRKTNPLTNEKCISRL; from the coding sequence ATGAAGACAATTAAGAATATTAAAGAATTAAAAAAAATACTAATTGATTCCGTATCTATAGGCACTTTTGATGGATTGCATCTTGGTCACCAAGCTGTTGTCAAAGAGGTCATTAAAAATGGGCATTCCCTTATAGTAACATTTGAGCCTCATCCAAGGGAAGTGATTTCGAATAGGAATCTCCTATTTACTCTTACAACTACAAGTGAGAAAATAGCCATTTTAAGAGAACTTGGGGTAGATAATTTATTTATTTTAAAATTTGATAAGCGACTCGCCAACATGAGTGCCAAAGAGTTTGTCCATTGGCTTATAGTGGACCATATAAAGCCAGAAAGAGTTGTGGTAGGTTATAACCATCATTTTGGATATAGAGCAGAGGGTGATTTTGAGCTTCTTGTCCATATAGGGGCAAAATTTGGATTTGAGGTTGAGCGAGTTCCCCCTGTATATGTTGATGGTTTTCCTATATCAAGTACAAGAGTTAGGGATACACTTGTAAATGGAGAAGTGAGTAAGGCAAACGAATTACTTGGGAGACCTTATTCAATCTCATCGCAAGTTATTCCTGGCAAGAAAATAGGGATGTCTATTTCTTATCCTACTGCTAATTTGAAAGTTCCTATGAAAAAGCTTATCCCTAAAGAAGGAGTATATGCTGTACGGGTATGGTATAAAGGGAATAGACTATCCGGCATGATGAATATAGGGAAGAAGCCAACATTTCATGACTCATCTGAACTTGGACTTGAAGTTCATATATTTAATTTTAATAAAAATTTGCTACATCAAGAGGTTAAAGTTGAGTTTATAAACTATATAAGAGAGAATCGTGCTTTTGAAAGTCTTGAAGCCTTAAAAAATCAGCTTAAAAAAGATGAGAAAGAAATAAAAGAACTATTAAGAAAAACTAATCCACTGACTAATGAGAAATGTATTTCGAGGCTTTAG
- the truB gene encoding tRNA pseudouridine(55) synthase TruB, with translation MHGLLLINKPIHWTSFDVVKYIRKILGLRRVGHTGTLDPSASGLLILCLGKSTKLVPYLMDMEKEYEAIIKLGETRTTDDVSGKLICKSYISNISEIRIRKMLQEFVGEILQVPPMYSALKLDGKPLYKMAREGKTVKRPPRKVRINQIELLSYSYPLLKVRVMCGKGTYIRALARDLGDKLGCGACIESLTRTRIGEFNLSQAVSPKSIHNRSELESLLISYEG, from the coding sequence ATGCATGGGCTACTCCTTATTAATAAGCCAATTCACTGGACATCGTTTGATGTAGTAAAATATATAAGAAAGATATTAGGCCTCCGTAGAGTCGGTCACACAGGTACACTTGACCCTTCAGCAAGTGGACTCCTCATCCTTTGTCTTGGGAAAAGTACTAAGCTTGTTCCTTATCTAATGGATATGGAGAAAGAATATGAAGCCATTATTAAGCTTGGTGAGACAAGGACTACAGACGATGTAAGCGGCAAGCTTATTTGTAAGAGTTACATATCAAACATTTCAGAAATTAGAATAAGAAAAATGCTTCAAGAATTTGTAGGCGAAATATTACAGGTACCTCCAATGTATTCTGCATTAAAATTGGATGGTAAACCATTATATAAAATGGCAAGAGAAGGAAAAACAGTAAAAAGACCTCCAAGAAAAGTACGGATAAACCAAATAGAGCTTCTTTCTTACTCCTATCCATTGTTAAAAGTCAGAGTTATGTGTGGTAAAGGGACTTACATAAGGGCACTTGCAAGAGATTTAGGAGATAAGCTTGGGTGTGGTGCATGTATTGAATCACTCACTCGCACAAGAATAGGTGAATTTAATCTCTCACAGGCAGTATCTCCCAAATCTATACATAACCGGAGTGAGCTTGAGAGTTTATTAATTTCTTACGAAGGATGA
- a CDS encoding PorV/PorQ family protein, translating into MKKYLLMLFTLLLTVKLYGGASEAGAIFLIIYPGARPNGMGAAFTAISDDALATYYNDAGLGFQNKNDIALMHANWLPGLYPGMYYEFITFTRPVPGTGVLGGHIIYLTTGETVGMDETGQEVGRWTTWDASIKISYGTKLNEKLSAGIGAKFIYSFLAPADIVWIVLHQRGGGTGTSWAFDGSTLYIPNKNLQLGLSLQNMGPNIKYTETGKSDPLPWTLRFGLAWHPLYTSTNKLTLSGELTKIVVGILDDLREAQKSPKKGFTYIYQDTWKGIGIEYTWANLFSLRGGHFSDIIGRREGLTYGGGVKIRGLRFDIGVDSALYDFPTSNYRFSLDYSF; encoded by the coding sequence ATGAAAAAATACTTATTAATGTTGTTCACCTTACTTTTAACTGTAAAACTTTACGGTGGAGCCTCTGAGGCAGGTGCAATCTTTCTTATAATATATCCGGGTGCTAGACCTAATGGGATGGGAGCTGCATTTACTGCTATCTCTGATGATGCATTAGCTACTTATTATAATGATGCAGGATTGGGGTTTCAAAATAAAAATGATATCGCTCTTATGCATGCAAACTGGCTGCCAGGTCTATATCCCGGGATGTATTACGAATTTATCACATTTACACGTCCAGTTCCTGGAACAGGTGTACTCGGTGGACATATTATATATTTGACTACTGGGGAAACTGTCGGAATGGATGAGACTGGCCAAGAAGTGGGACGTTGGACGACATGGGATGCATCAATAAAAATTTCTTATGGGACTAAATTGAACGAAAAATTGAGTGCAGGGATAGGGGCAAAATTTATCTATAGCTTCCTTGCACCTGCTGATATAGTTTGGATAGTCTTGCACCAAAGAGGTGGTGGAACAGGCACTTCATGGGCATTTGATGGTTCTACCCTTTATATACCAAATAAAAATCTGCAACTTGGTTTATCTCTCCAAAATATGGGTCCAAATATAAAGTATACGGAAACAGGCAAATCAGACCCACTTCCATGGACACTAAGATTTGGACTCGCTTGGCACCCTCTCTACACATCTACAAATAAATTAACCCTCTCAGGAGAACTGACAAAGATTGTTGTTGGCATTTTAGACGATTTAAGGGAAGCACAAAAAAGTCCTAAGAAAGGGTTTACCTATATCTATCAGGATACATGGAAAGGGATTGGCATTGAGTATACATGGGCTAATTTATTCTCTTTGAGAGGAGGGCATTTTTCAGACATAATAGGCAGAAGAGAGGGACTAACATATGGCGGTGGAGTGAAGATAAGAGGGCTACGCTTTGATATAGGGGTTGACTCCGCACTTTATGACTTCCCTACCAGCAATTACCGCTTCTCACTTGATTACTCTTTCTGA
- a CDS encoding GNAT family N-acetyltransferase gives MFAESCGEVLRFKENERKKWEEFVETSENGTIFHLRKFIDYHPKGKFVDHSLIFSKKGNPIALFPAVIKGDKLISHPGASYGGFVMKEGIGIRESSQIVETLLNYSKKQGIKRIEITQTPLIYYKLPCNYIDFALMKQGFKYKKRELTAVVTIEHENTIISTFKPEARTAVRKAEKLEVKVHESTDFVTFYKILKKNLSMRHGVTPTHTVSELKLLHSIFTKRIKLFSAFIGQKMIAGIVIFIANQRVMLAFYISHIEDCQQYRPVNILIYKLLEWGKTNKYKYLDLGTFTLNMEPDWGLGKFKENFRARGIFRDTFYINL, from the coding sequence ATGTTCGCAGAATCCTGTGGAGAAGTGTTAAGATTTAAAGAAAATGAAAGAAAGAAGTGGGAAGAGTTTGTTGAAACTTCAGAGAATGGAACTATCTTTCACTTGAGAAAATTCATTGATTACCACCCAAAAGGAAAATTTGTAGACCATAGTCTAATCTTTTCAAAAAAGGGTAATCCAATAGCTTTATTTCCAGCAGTTATTAAGGGAGATAAACTTATATCACACCCAGGGGCTTCTTATGGTGGATTTGTTATGAAAGAGGGAATTGGAATCAGAGAAAGCTCACAAATTGTTGAAACACTATTAAATTACAGCAAAAAACAAGGAATAAAAAGGATTGAAATTACACAGACACCGCTCATTTATTATAAATTACCATGTAATTATATAGATTTTGCACTTATGAAACAAGGCTTCAAATATAAGAAGAGAGAACTTACTGCAGTAGTTACCATAGAACACGAAAATACAATAATTTCTACTTTTAAACCTGAAGCCAGAACTGCAGTGAGAAAGGCAGAAAAATTAGAGGTGAAAGTGCATGAATCAACTGATTTTGTGACCTTTTATAAAATATTGAAAAAAAATCTGTCAATGAGACACGGAGTTACACCTACACATACTGTTTCAGAACTCAAACTTTTACATTCTATTTTTACGAAGCGTATAAAGCTGTTTAGCGCATTCATTGGACAAAAAATGATAGCAGGGATTGTGATTTTTATCGCTAATCAAAGAGTTATGCTTGCTTTTTACATCAGCCATATTGAAGATTGCCAACAATATAGACCAGTTAATATTTTGATTTATAAGTTGTTAGAATGGGGTAAAACAAATAAATATAAATACTTAGACCTCGGAACCTTTACATTAAATATGGAACCAGACTGGGGACTGGGAAAGTTTAAAGAAAATTTCAGAGCCAGAGGCATTTTCAGAGATACATTTTATATAAATTTATAG
- a CDS encoding four helix bundle protein has product MRNSKSEILNSKQIPKIQGAKQYNLEERTLKFAKRVIAFIADVPRTIANTEIIKQLVRASSSVGANYIEANESLSKKDFVMRIKICRKESKESIYWLKLIEIRGQEIEMEKELLIREGIELMKIFGSIVEKTK; this is encoded by the coding sequence ATGAGAAATTCTAAATCCGAAATCCTAAATTCTAAACAAATTCCCAAAATACAAGGTGCGAAACAATACAATTTAGAGGAAAGGACTTTAAAATTTGCCAAGAGAGTGATTGCATTTATTGCAGATGTTCCAAGAACTATAGCTAATACAGAAATAATAAAACAACTTGTTAGAGCTTCCAGTTCTGTTGGTGCAAATTATATTGAGGCAAACGAGTCTTTGAGTAAAAAAGATTTTGTGATGAGAATCAAGATTTGTCGTAAAGAATCTAAAGAAAGTATTTACTGGCTAAAACTTATTGAGATACGAGGACAAGAGATAGAAATGGAAAAGGAATTACTGATCCGGGAGGGAATTGAACTTATGAAGATATTCGGCTCAATAGTTGAGAAGACAAAATAA
- a CDS encoding glycosyltransferase, which yields MGLRILHIAPFNFSGVPIELVKAERKLGHYSRLITLGKDTRNYEEDICLNLPWLDNPILRKIKEIVQPKERREERNIIKIPKELPPKWKPGNVEIFLFNLRDLLWKKKVNKVIKKSDFWGFDIYQLDGGIEFSRNGKFMKKAKALGKKIVCCYLGIDMRITGVIPEIDKLSDLNVTFEFDHLKLYPGIHFLLYPFDASEFRQREKENEILRICHAPTVRKTKGTDKIIKCIKGLEKLYPCELVLIEGVTHEEAVKIKYTCDILVDQLGELGYGINSLESLAMGIPTCVELTPELENEIGEHPFIKVNEENLGEKLIQLINNKELRQEKAKKGREWVVKHHNPIKIVKEIHNLLGI from the coding sequence ATGGGACTTCGTATCTTGCACATAGCACCGTTTAACTTCTCAGGCGTCCCTATCGAACTTGTAAAAGCAGAGAGAAAATTAGGGCATTACTCAAGACTTATTACATTAGGAAAGGATACAAGAAACTATGAAGAAGATATTTGCTTGAACCTGCCATGGCTTGATAATCCTATACTTAGGAAAATAAAGGAAATAGTACAACCTAAAGAAAGAAGAGAAGAGCGTAACATTATAAAAATACCAAAGGAGTTACCACCTAAATGGAAACCAGGAAATGTTGAGATATTTCTATTTAACTTACGAGATTTATTGTGGAAGAAAAAAGTAAATAAAGTCATAAAAAAGAGTGATTTTTGGGGATTCGATATTTACCAACTTGATGGCGGAATTGAATTCTCACGAAATGGTAAATTTATGAAAAAAGCCAAAGCACTTGGCAAGAAAATAGTATGCTGTTACCTTGGGATTGACATGAGAATTACTGGGGTGATACCTGAGATAGACAAGTTGAGCGACCTAAATGTAACATTTGAATTTGACCACCTTAAACTTTATCCGGGAATACATTTTCTACTATACCCGTTTGATGCAAGTGAATTTAGACAAAGAGAAAAGGAGAATGAGATTTTGAGAATTTGTCATGCCCCTACTGTGCGAAAAACGAAAGGAACAGATAAAATTATAAAATGTATAAAAGGACTGGAAAAATTATATCCGTGTGAATTAGTGCTTATTGAAGGAGTGACACATGAAGAAGCTGTAAAAATAAAGTATACTTGTGATATATTAGTTGACCAGCTCGGTGAACTGGGGTATGGGATAAATTCATTAGAAAGCTTGGCTATGGGAATACCTACTTGTGTTGAACTTACACCAGAGCTTGAAAATGAGATTGGGGAACATCCTTTTATAAAAGTAAATGAAGAAAATCTTGGAGAGAAGCTAATACAACTGATTAACAATAAAGAATTAAGACAAGAAAAGGCTAAAAAAGGAAGAGAGTGGGTAGTAAAGCACCATAATCCTATAAAAATTGTAAAAGAGATTCATAATCTATTAGGAATTTGA
- a CDS encoding glycosyltransferase, whose product MKASIIIPTHNRVNSLKKLLYALSKQNYPKEEFEVIVIDNGSTDETYEFLSQFIGINPELNLKIIRYSVNQGAAKAHNDGIKIAKGEIIILLDDDLLPIPSFLRAHIECHTQEHYVGIGNRKYIESKQQKWLARYLSTRGVHKLINKENIPFKCLWTGNTSFRKEDIMKVGLFDEQFKGIMGGEDLELGYRLEKERMKFRYVKEAITYHPLCELDEILEKQRRFGKDVVPLLLNKDPIFYKLLKINVVENPNLLVKIAISQIFYKIIRNTIYFLNKIYIPPIIFDYLIYYNRIYGFKESKFDDAPKLRDEIPIYRKLGQFS is encoded by the coding sequence TTGAAAGCAAGCATTATAATTCCTACCCATAATAGGGTTAATTCATTAAAAAAACTACTCTATGCTTTATCCAAACAAAATTATCCAAAAGAAGAGTTTGAAGTCATTGTGATTGATAACGGCTCAACTGATGAGACATATGAGTTTTTGTCCCAATTTATCGGGATTAATCCAGAGTTAAATCTTAAAATCATAAGATACTCAGTAAACCAGGGAGCCGCTAAAGCACACAATGATGGAATTAAAATAGCAAAAGGTGAAATAATTATATTGTTAGACGATGACTTATTACCTATACCATCTTTCCTTAGAGCACATATTGAATGCCATACACAAGAACACTATGTCGGTATAGGGAATAGAAAATATATAGAATCAAAACAACAGAAGTGGCTGGCAAGATACTTGTCAACTAGGGGTGTGCATAAACTTATAAATAAAGAAAATATACCATTCAAATGCTTATGGACAGGTAATACTTCTTTTAGAAAGGAAGACATTATGAAAGTCGGATTATTTGATGAACAATTTAAAGGTATTATGGGAGGAGAGGACTTGGAATTAGGGTATAGATTGGAAAAGGAGAGGATGAAATTTAGATATGTCAAAGAAGCAATCACTTATCATCCACTGTGTGAATTAGATGAAATTTTAGAAAAACAGAGAAGATTCGGTAAAGACGTTGTTCCGCTCCTATTAAATAAGGACCCTATATTTTATAAGCTTTTAAAAATAAATGTCGTAGAGAACCCAAATTTATTAGTAAAAATAGCTATATCACAAATTTTTTATAAGATTATAAGAAACACAATTTACTTTCTAAATAAGATTTATATACCTCCAATTATTTTCGATTACCTCATTTATTACAATAGAATCTACGGATTTAAAGAATCAAAGTTTGACGATGCCCCAAAGCTTCGTGATGAAATCCCGATTTATCGGAAATTAGGTCAGTTCTCCTGA
- a CDS encoding glycosyltransferase family 87 protein, with product MSNKRVKTLLFLVVTCFLVRIIPASFIYGTEDIRDWLTLAKDIGSNINIYTEEFYHFTPLWAYICYFMCKLSSLIRVPHFVMVKLPGIISDVLLSLAVYDAMSRLGKKAMKIALCGVVLNPILIITSTIWGQLDSVIILFVFLSWYLVYFTNRFCNVWLSGLCLGIGIALKIYPLILIPAFLSKIKKKHWLSFTVLTVLPTIISIFIYRIKYPINIRFIFSYSGYFHWWGYYAVLTVLKNIFGNPLWLKKVMTFFFLYSKYFLIIAIPFVWHRVFTKSNLSFSIIFSYVTFYVTQVKVAPYYMIWLFPFLAMRKYREVKSLWWFSILFVLIGSLHTNVWDIRFRGHYGVPFVKPIALSDIAFKSLFSMTLLFGFLTWLCFLKWWVITFKK from the coding sequence ATGAGTAATAAGCGTGTAAAAACGCTATTATTTTTAGTAGTTACTTGCTTTCTCGTAAGAATTATACCTGCTTCATTTATCTATGGGACTGAAGACATCAGAGACTGGCTAACTCTGGCAAAGGATATTGGAAGCAACATTAATATTTATACTGAGGAATTCTATCACTTTACTCCTCTCTGGGCTTATATTTGCTACTTTATGTGTAAACTTAGCTCACTGATAAGAGTTCCTCATTTTGTTATGGTTAAGCTTCCCGGAATAATCTCTGATGTATTGCTCTCTTTAGCGGTATATGATGCAATGTCAAGGCTAGGCAAAAAAGCTATGAAAATCGCACTCTGTGGAGTAGTATTGAATCCAATTCTTATAATCACATCTACTATATGGGGTCAACTGGATTCTGTAATTATACTTTTCGTTTTTCTATCTTGGTATTTGGTTTATTTCACTAACAGGTTTTGCAATGTGTGGCTCTCAGGATTATGTCTGGGAATAGGGATTGCTCTTAAAATTTATCCTCTTATATTAATTCCAGCTTTCTTGTCAAAAATAAAGAAGAAACATTGGCTAAGCTTTACTGTGTTAACAGTATTGCCGACCATAATTTCCATCTTTATTTATAGAATAAAATATCCTATAAATATTAGGTTCATCTTTTCTTACTCAGGCTATTTTCACTGGTGGGGCTATTACGCTGTTTTAACTGTGCTCAAGAATATCTTTGGTAATCCTTTATGGTTAAAGAAAGTAATGACCTTCTTTTTTCTATATAGTAAATATTTTCTAATTATTGCGATACCTTTCGTTTGGCATCGAGTGTTTACCAAATCAAATCTTTCCTTTTCAATTATTTTTTCTTATGTTACTTTTTATGTAACACAAGTAAAAGTAGCTCCTTATTATATGATATGGCTTTTTCCATTTTTGGCAATGAGAAAATACAGAGAAGTCAAGTCTCTCTGGTGGTTTTCTATATTATTTGTGCTTATTGGTAGTCTTCATACTAATGTTTGGGACATCCGTTTTAGAGGCCATTATGGAGTTCCCTTTGTTAAACCAATTGCATTATCAGATATTGCATTCAAATCATTATTTAGTATGACACTCCTTTTTGGTTTTTTGACCTGGCTTTGTTTTCTCAAATGGTGGGTGATTACCTTTAAAAAGTGA